The proteins below are encoded in one region of Candidatus Thiodiazotropha sp. LNASS1:
- a CDS encoding penicillin-binding protein 1A — protein MKSFYRLLRYLVYFLFGLSLIGAVTLFGAYLYLEPKLPSIETLKDVRLQVPLRIYSNDHLLIAEFGEKRREPLDFDQIPPIMINAFLAAEDDRFFQHPGVDYQGILRAAIQLLLTGERRQGGSTITMQVARNFFLSSKKTYTRKLNEIFLALKIERMLSKEEILKLYLNKIYLGHRSYGVGAAALVYYGRPVEKLELSEIAMIAGLPKAPSRYNPISDPARALVRRNYVLGRMRELNYISQFEYDTAKAAPITAKLHTTPSEVEAPYVAEMARAEAVSRFGQDAYTSGYSITTTIDSHLQSAANHALRQAIQSYDKRHGYRGVAGHYDIADIEEDIELIALLEELPEVTSMKKAIVTAIGEQSAEALTAQGERLTLEWPGLSWASAYVDHDIKKKAPKQTHEVLSVGDLIYLYHETPEEGDPYWRLAQIPAAAGALISVSPYNGSIMALVGGYDFYLSKFNRVTQAKRQPGSGFKPFIYSAALEADFTPATLINDAPVVFEDDGLEAVWRPENYSGKFFGPTRLRYALTHSRNLVSIRLLRKIGIKHAITYATRFGFDKNDLPHDLSLALGSGSVTPLAMAGGYSVLANGGFYVPPHVIDSIRDDQGNVLYQANPIQVCDESMRQLAEKASQHAEEATPLETENADGETASVIPRCAKRAITEQNQYLMHSMLRDVIQQGTARKARSLGRMDIAGKTGTTNDQRDAWFNGFNHYLVTTTWLGFDNVEPLGRGEVGGRAALPAWIDYMRVALNGIKEVIPDMPPKMVTMRIDVDTGQPVGVGNANAIFEVFEIDNAPKLPDTGRTGQNEGSVSPSNITPIEDPF, from the coding sequence ATGAAGTCGTTTTACAGACTCTTAAGATACCTCGTTTACTTCTTATTCGGCCTGTCATTGATAGGTGCCGTTACCCTTTTTGGCGCCTATCTTTACCTTGAACCCAAGCTGCCATCCATTGAAACACTCAAAGATGTCCGCCTACAGGTCCCCCTACGAATCTACAGTAACGACCACCTACTCATTGCTGAGTTTGGCGAGAAACGTCGAGAACCACTCGATTTCGATCAAATCCCGCCGATCATGATCAACGCCTTCCTCGCCGCCGAGGACGACCGTTTTTTCCAACATCCCGGCGTAGACTACCAAGGCATTCTCCGTGCCGCCATACAGCTTCTGCTCACGGGTGAGCGAAGACAGGGCGGAAGTACCATCACCATGCAAGTCGCCAGGAACTTCTTCCTCAGCAGCAAAAAAACCTACACCCGAAAACTCAACGAGATATTTCTCGCACTGAAGATAGAACGGATGCTCTCCAAAGAGGAGATACTCAAACTCTACCTTAACAAGATCTACCTCGGCCACCGTTCATACGGCGTCGGTGCAGCTGCCTTAGTCTATTACGGCCGGCCTGTAGAAAAACTTGAGCTTTCTGAAATCGCCATGATCGCAGGGCTCCCCAAAGCCCCATCCCGCTACAATCCCATTTCCGACCCGGCACGGGCATTGGTGCGCCGAAATTACGTTCTGGGCCGCATGCGGGAACTCAACTATATCAGTCAATTCGAGTATGACACAGCAAAAGCCGCACCGATAACCGCCAAGCTCCATACCACCCCGAGCGAAGTTGAGGCCCCTTACGTTGCGGAAATGGCCCGAGCGGAGGCGGTCAGCCGCTTTGGCCAGGATGCTTACACCAGCGGTTATAGTATCACCACAACTATCGACAGCCACCTACAATCTGCAGCCAATCACGCCCTTCGGCAAGCTATCCAATCCTATGACAAGCGCCACGGTTATCGCGGAGTTGCCGGTCATTACGATATCGCTGACATCGAGGAAGATATCGAACTGATCGCCCTGCTTGAGGAGCTGCCGGAAGTCACAAGTATGAAGAAGGCCATCGTTACAGCCATTGGCGAGCAGAGCGCAGAGGCCCTAACCGCTCAGGGCGAGCGGTTAACACTCGAATGGCCGGGGCTATCCTGGGCAAGTGCCTATGTCGATCACGACATAAAAAAGAAGGCGCCCAAGCAAACCCATGAAGTCCTTTCGGTCGGCGACCTGATCTACCTCTACCATGAGACCCCAGAAGAGGGTGATCCCTATTGGCGTTTGGCACAGATTCCAGCCGCAGCAGGCGCACTAATCTCCGTCTCCCCATACAACGGCTCGATAATGGCTCTAGTCGGAGGCTATGATTTTTATCTCAGCAAATTCAACCGGGTGACTCAGGCCAAACGTCAACCTGGATCAGGTTTCAAGCCCTTCATCTATTCCGCCGCACTGGAAGCAGACTTTACGCCTGCCACCCTGATCAACGATGCCCCGGTGGTTTTCGAAGATGACGGCCTAGAGGCCGTATGGCGTCCGGAAAACTATAGCGGTAAATTTTTTGGTCCCACACGACTCCGTTATGCTTTAACGCACTCACGCAACCTGGTTTCCATACGACTGTTGCGCAAGATAGGGATTAAGCATGCCATCACATACGCCACCCGCTTCGGTTTCGATAAAAATGATCTGCCTCACGACCTCTCACTGGCATTAGGCAGCGGTTCTGTTACACCGCTCGCCATGGCTGGCGGCTATAGCGTACTGGCGAATGGTGGTTTTTATGTACCTCCACACGTCATCGACTCGATCCGCGACGATCAGGGAAATGTCCTCTATCAGGCAAACCCGATCCAGGTGTGCGATGAGTCGATGCGACAACTGGCCGAGAAAGCTTCCCAACACGCCGAGGAAGCAACACCATTGGAAACAGAGAATGCAGATGGAGAGACGGCAAGCGTGATACCACGCTGTGCCAAACGCGCCATAACCGAACAAAACCAATATCTGATGCATTCGATGCTGCGCGATGTAATTCAGCAAGGCACAGCCCGCAAGGCCCGCTCCCTTGGTAGAATGGATATTGCGGGAAAGACCGGCACTACCAACGATCAGCGTGATGCCTGGTTCAATGGCTTCAACCACTACCTGGTCACAACCACATGGCTCGGCTTCGATAATGTAGAACCACTGGGCCGTGGAGAAGTAGGGGGCCGGGCAGCACTTCCCGCCTGGATAGACTACATGCGAGTGGCACTAAACGGTATCAAAGAGGTCATACCGGACATGCCGCCAAAGATGGTTACCATGCGGATTGACGTCGACACCGGCCAACCTGTGGGTGTCGGCAACGCGAACGCGATTTTCGAGGTATTCGAAATAGACAATGCCCCCAAATTGCCGGATACGGGCCGTACCGGGCAAAACGAAGGGAGCGTCTCACCTTCAAACATAACCCCTATTGAAGACCCATTTTAA
- a CDS encoding pilus assembly protein PilM produces MSLFGRKKPPLIGIDISSTAIKLLELSKATGRNGASYRVEAYGVEPLSGNAVVEKNIAEVDAVGEAIRAAVRRSGSRAKHAAVAVSGSAVITKVISMPAALSDQELESQIQLEADQYIPYPLEEVNLDFEVIGPSEKNAELVDVLLAASRSENVDDRVAALELAGLSASIVDVEAYAMENACSQLMDQLPEHGEDQTIAIADIGATTTTLNVLHNNKIIYTREQNFGGRQLTEEIQRRYGLSIEEAGMAKRQGGLPDNYVPEVLDPFKEAMAQQVSRSLQFFFSSSSYNSVDHIILAGGSSSIPGVDDLIEEKLGTPASVANPFANMSVSSRVKPQALSADAPALMIACGLALRSFD; encoded by the coding sequence ATGTCACTATTCGGAAGAAAAAAACCGCCTTTGATAGGCATAGATATAAGCTCTACAGCTATTAAGTTGCTGGAGTTGTCCAAAGCTACGGGGCGTAATGGCGCGAGCTACCGGGTAGAAGCCTATGGGGTCGAACCCCTGTCAGGTAACGCTGTCGTCGAAAAGAATATCGCGGAAGTCGATGCTGTTGGTGAGGCGATCCGCGCGGCGGTTCGGCGATCCGGCTCCAGGGCCAAACATGCAGCGGTAGCGGTATCCGGTTCTGCCGTCATCACCAAGGTCATCTCGATGCCGGCGGCCCTTTCCGACCAGGAACTGGAAAGCCAAATTCAGCTTGAAGCCGATCAATACATCCCCTATCCCCTGGAAGAGGTCAACCTCGATTTTGAGGTCATCGGCCCTTCAGAGAAAAATGCCGAATTGGTCGATGTACTGCTGGCTGCATCCCGTAGCGAAAATGTCGACGATCGTGTCGCCGCGCTGGAGCTGGCCGGACTCTCCGCCTCGATCGTGGATGTCGAGGCCTATGCCATGGAGAATGCCTGCTCCCAATTGATGGATCAACTGCCTGAGCATGGTGAGGATCAGACGATTGCCATCGCAGACATCGGCGCCACCACAACTACCCTGAATGTCCTGCACAACAACAAGATTATCTATACCCGGGAACAAAATTTCGGTGGCAGGCAACTGACAGAGGAGATCCAGCGACGTTACGGCCTTTCCATCGAAGAGGCCGGCATGGCTAAACGGCAGGGTGGCCTGCCGGACAACTACGTGCCAGAGGTACTGGATCCGTTCAAAGAGGCCATGGCGCAACAGGTCAGCCGGTCATTGCAGTTCTTTTTCTCCTCAAGTTCCTATAACAGCGTTGATCACATCATCCTGGCTGGGGGCAGCTCATCCATACCCGGTGTCGACGATCTGATTGAGGAGAAGTTGGGGACCCCGGCATCGGTAGCGAATCCGTTTGCCAATATGTCGGTTTCGTCCAGAGTAAAGCCGCAGGCGTTGAGTGCTGATGCACCGGCATTGATGATTGCCTGCGGTCTGGCATTGAGGAGTTTCGACTGA
- a CDS encoding PilN domain-containing protein, whose amino-acid sequence MARINLLPWREAERKERQKEFGLMVLAGALVAAFIVFGVHQLIQSQIDAQNARNAYLQKEIAAVKKEIREIQDLDKTKQNLLARMNIIQELQSSRPQIVHLFDEVVTTLPDGVFLDEIEQKGSSVTFTGQAQSNARVSSMMRNIDDSEWLEKPALVFIESREKTGTGYSQFKLMVKQTSQNAEVEE is encoded by the coding sequence ATGGCGCGCATAAATCTACTCCCATGGCGTGAAGCGGAGCGCAAAGAGCGCCAGAAGGAATTCGGCTTGATGGTGCTGGCGGGGGCACTGGTAGCTGCCTTTATCGTATTCGGCGTGCACCAGCTCATCCAGAGCCAGATCGATGCCCAGAATGCCCGCAACGCCTATTTGCAGAAAGAGATCGCTGCTGTAAAGAAAGAGATCCGTGAAATACAGGATCTCGACAAAACCAAGCAAAATCTTCTGGCCAGGATGAATATCATCCAGGAGTTGCAGAGTAGCAGACCGCAAATAGTGCATCTCTTCGATGAGGTTGTAACCACGCTTCCTGATGGTGTTTTTCTCGATGAAATCGAACAGAAGGGGAGCAGCGTCACATTTACCGGGCAGGCGCAGTCGAATGCGCGCGTCTCGTCCATGATGCGTAATATCGACGACTCTGAATGGCTGGAAAAACCCGCTTTGGTGTTTATCGAGAGTAGAGAGAAGACAGGCACCGGTTACAGCCAGTTTAAGCTAATGGTGAAGCAAACCTCCCAGAATGCGGAGGTGGAAGAATGA
- a CDS encoding type 4a pilus biogenesis protein PilO: MSIIDDLNELDFNNVGIWPTPIKLVVVVLAAVLVLVAGYYLIVEDDIASLEGVQKEEQKLRADFAKKQRKAANLDAYRKQLEEMKQSFGTMLRQLPDKTEVAELLVDVSQTGLASGLEFELFKPLDEVPREFYAELPIQVKVTGQYHEFGHFISGLAALPRIVTIHDIKISRTSKDDANADLLLEATAKTYRYLDEEEEGQ, translated from the coding sequence ATGAGCATTATCGACGATCTCAATGAACTCGATTTCAATAATGTCGGGATTTGGCCAACACCGATTAAACTCGTCGTGGTCGTATTGGCAGCAGTATTGGTCTTGGTTGCCGGTTATTATCTGATTGTCGAGGATGATATAGCAAGCTTGGAAGGTGTGCAGAAAGAAGAGCAGAAACTACGTGCGGATTTCGCCAAAAAACAGAGAAAGGCAGCCAACCTCGATGCTTACCGAAAACAGCTGGAAGAGATGAAACAGTCTTTCGGTACCATGTTGAGACAGTTGCCGGACAAGACGGAGGTGGCCGAGTTGTTGGTTGATGTGTCCCAGACCGGGCTGGCGTCCGGACTTGAATTCGAGCTCTTCAAGCCGCTGGATGAGGTACCGAGAGAGTTCTACGCAGAACTGCCGATACAGGTCAAGGTGACTGGACAATATCACGAATTTGGCCATTTTATCAGTGGGTTGGCTGCTTTGCCGCGAATTGTGACGATTCACGATATCAAGATAAGCAGGACATCTAAAGATGATGCAAACGCCGATCTGCTGCTTGAGGCGACAGCAAAAACATATCGCTACCTCGATGAAGAGGAAGAAGGTCAATGA
- a CDS encoding pilus assembly protein PilP, whose product MSMRILNDRILVLVSLVAAAALSGCANPNLDELSGFVTEQKSKPPERIEPLPEIKQIETFIYSDTGRRNPFLDVYGEQSETASVAGSGVRPDFNRRKEELESYPLDSIRMVGTLEQVGATWGLVKTKEGTVHKVKSGNYMGQNHGRILLISEDRIELTEIVQDGSGGYIERQASLALAE is encoded by the coding sequence ATGAGTATGCGTATCCTCAACGACAGAATCCTGGTACTGGTTTCCCTTGTGGCTGCCGCCGCCCTGTCCGGGTGTGCAAATCCTAATCTTGATGAGTTAAGTGGATTTGTTACAGAGCAAAAATCGAAACCACCGGAACGTATAGAGCCGCTACCCGAGATCAAGCAGATAGAGACCTTTATCTACTCAGATACGGGGCGCCGAAATCCGTTTCTTGATGTCTACGGTGAACAGTCTGAAACGGCAAGCGTTGCAGGGAGTGGGGTCAGGCCCGATTTCAATCGGCGTAAAGAGGAGCTTGAGAGCTATCCGCTGGACTCCATTCGGATGGTTGGAACACTGGAGCAAGTCGGGGCCACATGGGGATTGGTGAAGACCAAGGAAGGGACTGTACACAAGGTTAAAAGCGGCAACTATATGGGCCAAAATCATGGTCGTATCCTGCTGATTTCTGAAGACAGAATCGAATTGACTGAGATAGTACAGGATGGTTCTGGTGGGTATATTGAGCGTCAGGCTTCGCTAGCGTTGGCGGAATAG